In a genomic window of bacterium:
- a CDS encoding acyl-CoA dehydrogenase has translation MAEAVAPNSYKLDRRAIDFTLFEHLKIQQVFEHEIYAHLSREDVAAVIDQCARFAMEVTGPLNSPADRAGCVLKDGVVHTPKGFKEAWAKLFELGFLGFAMPQEAGGFGGPHCIEVMLQEIQSGANTAFNMYPGLTHGAADVIHHFALPEDQEKFLPPMLGGRFSGTMCLSEPHAGSDVGATKTRAKHLEGNLYAISGTKCWISAGDHDLAENVIHLVLARIEGAPPGTKGLSLFIVPKVWVNDDGSLAESNDVATASIEHKLGIKASATAVLSFGENGRCRGILVGGQQHQGIKQMFRMMNSSRIAVGIQGVAVASAAYLNALTYARERLQGSSVRQFKDPNAPRVAIIEHSDVRRMLLEMKAKVEGMRTLAVKLALHSDLALALAKSDPAKAAHHQGQVDLLTPIVKAYSSDQAFRIAEMAIQTYGGAGYVQDNPVEQYCRDAKILSIYEGTNHIQATDLVARKLQASNGEHFAAFLAEIETFVREHDRQPGIGAEVRALGEAVEALKRCAGALMEYFMGGKIDQVTLCANAFLEIMAEVTIAHLLLEAATIAERRVDSDPDEQSEEDDFYAGKVAAAKHYANYVLPAVHARTQAITGGDRSALDVPDRGFSTAY, from the coding sequence ATGGCCGAGGCCGTGGCCCCCAACAGCTACAAGCTCGATCGCCGTGCGATCGACTTCACCCTCTTCGAGCACCTGAAGATCCAGCAGGTGTTCGAGCACGAGATATACGCCCACCTCAGCCGCGAAGACGTCGCCGCCGTGATCGACCAGTGCGCGCGCTTCGCGATGGAGGTGACGGGGCCCCTCAACAGCCCCGCCGACCGCGCCGGCTGCGTGCTGAAGGACGGCGTCGTGCACACCCCGAAGGGCTTCAAGGAGGCGTGGGCGAAGCTCTTCGAGCTCGGCTTCCTCGGCTTCGCGATGCCGCAGGAGGCGGGCGGCTTCGGCGGTCCGCACTGCATCGAGGTCATGCTCCAGGAGATCCAGAGCGGCGCGAACACCGCCTTCAACATGTACCCCGGCCTCACGCACGGCGCCGCCGACGTGATCCACCACTTCGCGCTGCCGGAGGACCAGGAGAAGTTCCTGCCGCCGATGCTGGGCGGCCGCTTCTCGGGCACGATGTGCCTCTCCGAGCCGCACGCCGGCTCGGACGTCGGCGCGACCAAGACCAGGGCGAAGCACCTCGAGGGCAACCTCTACGCCATCAGCGGCACCAAGTGCTGGATCTCCGCCGGCGACCACGATCTGGCCGAGAACGTGATCCACCTCGTGCTCGCCCGCATCGAGGGCGCGCCCCCCGGCACGAAGGGCCTGTCGCTCTTCATCGTGCCGAAGGTATGGGTGAACGACGACGGCTCGCTGGCCGAGTCCAACGACGTCGCCACCGCGTCGATCGAGCACAAGCTCGGCATCAAGGCGTCGGCGACGGCGGTGCTGAGCTTCGGCGAGAACGGCAGGTGTCGCGGCATCCTCGTCGGCGGCCAGCAGCATCAGGGCATCAAGCAGATGTTCCGCATGATGAACAGCTCGCGCATCGCGGTCGGCATCCAGGGCGTCGCGGTCGCGTCGGCGGCGTACCTGAACGCGCTCACCTACGCGCGCGAGCGGCTCCAGGGCTCGTCGGTGCGGCAGTTCAAGGACCCGAACGCGCCGCGCGTCGCGATCATCGAGCACTCCGACGTCCGTCGCATGCTGCTCGAGATGAAGGCCAAGGTCGAAGGCATGCGCACGTTGGCGGTGAAGCTGGCGCTGCACTCCGACCTCGCCCTGGCGCTGGCGAAGAGCGACCCCGCGAAGGCCGCACACCACCAGGGCCAGGTCGACCTGCTGACGCCGATCGTGAAGGCCTACTCGTCCGACCAGGCCTTCCGCATCGCCGAGATGGCGATCCAGACCTACGGCGGCGCCGGCTACGTGCAGGACAACCCGGTCGAGCAGTACTGCCGCGACGCCAAGATACTCTCGATCTACGAGGGTACGAACCACATCCAGGCGACCGACCTCGTCGCCCGCAAGCTGCAGGCGTCGAACGGCGAGCACTTCGCCGCCTTCCTCGCCGAGATCGAGACCTTCGTCCGCGAGCACGACCGCCAGCCCGGCATCGGCGCCGAGGTCCGCGCCCTCGGCGAAGCCGTCGAGGCGCTCAAGCGCTGCGCCGGCGCGCTCATGGAGTACTTCATGGGCGGCAAGATCGACCAGGTGACGCTCTGCGCGAACGCCTTCCTCGAGATCATGGCCGAGGTCACGATCGCCCACCTCCTCCTCGAAGCGGCGACCATCGCCGAGCGCCGGGTCGACTCCGATCCCGACGAGCAGAGCGAGGAGGACGACTTCTACGCCGGCAAGGTCGCGGCGGCGAAGCACTATGCCAACTACGTCCTCCCGGCCGTGCATGCCAGGACGCAGGCGATCACCGGCGGTGATCGCAGCGCGCTCGACGTCCCCGACCGGGGGTTCTCGACCGCGTACTGA